One genomic window of Pelmatolapia mariae isolate MD_Pm_ZW linkage group LG5, Pm_UMD_F_2, whole genome shotgun sequence includes the following:
- the LOC134627584 gene encoding nuclear factor 7, brain-like produces MKRVQKPAQLESLCSLHSEKLKLFCLHDQQPACLICRDSKVHNRHGFRPIDEAAQDYRKELQELLKPLQKKLKVIEQVKENYNQTAVQSKIQAFYTEWQIKKQFKKLHTFLKKEEEARLAALRAEKKQKCKIIKEKIVALSREIETLSETIRATEEELRAEDVSFLHNYNAALKRIQQRPLLDDPRLVSGALIDVAKHLGNLTYNIWNRMSEVVSYTPVILDPNSAHPQLILSDDLTSVSVGLRKQLPDNPERIENYFVILGSEGFDSGINSWDVEVRNEGVWCLGVLKESVQRKGHIHTGYWELCHQDGKYTASAPPLPDKVLSVKKLQRLRVQLDWNRRKLSFFDLDTNSHIHTFKHTFTEKLFPYIGTKTLPVKILPVMVSVEKHRVPLSVKCSPLSKLRLI; encoded by the coding sequence ATGAAGAGAGTTCAAAAACCTGCACAGTTGGAGtctctctgcagtctgcactctgagaaactcaaactcttcTGCCTGCACGATCAACAGCCAGCATGTCTCATCTGTCGAGATTCAAAAGTGCACAACCGTCACGGATTCAGACCCATTGATGAAGCAGCACAGGATTACAGAAAGGAGCTCCAGGAATTATTGAAGCCCTTacagaagaagctgaaagtaATTGAACAGGTTAAAGAAAATTACAATCAAACAGCAGTCCAAAGTAAGATCCAGGCCTTTTACACAGAATGGCAGATTAAAAAGCAGTTTAAGAAACTTCACACATTTCTAAAAAaggaagaggaggccaggctGGCTGCTCTGAGGGCGGAGAAGAAGCAGAAATGCAAGATAATAAAGGAGAAGATTGTGGCCCTAAGCAGAGAGATAGAAACTCTTTCAGAAacaatcagagccacagaggaggaaCTGAGAGCTGAAGATGTCTCATTTCTGCACAACTACAATGCTGCACTGAAAAGAATCCagcagcgccccctgctggatgatccacGGCTGGTCTCTGGAGCTCTGATAGATgtggccaaacacctgggcaacctgacctACAACATCTGGAACAGAATGAGTGAAGTGGTCTCCTACACTCCTGTGATTCTGGATCCAAACTCAGCTCATCCACAACTCATCCTATCTGAcgatctgaccagtgtgagtGTGGGATTGAGAAAGCAGCTTCCTGACAACCCAGAGAGGATAGAAAACTATTTTGTCATCCTGGGCTCTGAGGGCTTCGACTCGGGGATTAACAGCTGGGATGTTGAGGTTAGAAATGAAGGAGTCTGGTGTCTCGGTGTACTAAAGGAGTCTGTTCAAAGAAAGGGACATATACACACTGGATACTGGGAACTTTGTCACCAGGATGGAAAATACACAGCATCTGCTCCACCGCTTCCAGATAAAGTTCTCTCAGTGAAGAAGCTCCAAAGACTCCGAGTTCAGCTGGACTGGAACAGGAGGAAGCTCTCGTTTTTTGATCTGGACACcaactcacacatacacaccttcaaACACACTTTCACTGAGAAGCTTTTTCCGTACATTGGCACCAAGACTCTGCCAGTGAAAATATTACCAGTGATGGTCAGTGTAGAAAAACACAGGGTTCCATTATCAGTGAAGTGTTCACCTCTTTCTAAACTCCGTCTGATTTAA